CTGTCCGGGTGGGTGAAGTGGCGATCGACCAGCGCAGCCCCGACCCGGGCGGCGGGGGCCGGATCGAACGGCTCACTGGCCAGCACGCACCGCAACTCGCCGGTCAGCTCGGTCAGCGTGCTCTCAAGCTCGACCAGGCCGAGTGGCACGTAACTGGTGCCGGCGATGGTTCGCGCCCACTCGGCGGCAAAGGCCCGGATGGCCTCGTCGCTGATGCTCACGCGGTGCCCTAACGTACGGTCTCCTTGAGACCGACGCCGGCGAAGCCGACCATCCGTTCGATCTCCGGGTGGGCCTGCGCACCGGGGTCGGGATGCCAGCGCGCAATCGGCACCACCCCGGGTTCCTGCAGCGCGAAATCACCGAAGAGCGACTCGATCTCGACCTTGGACCGCATTGTCATCGGGGTCGGCGTGCGGGAGTAGAGCTGCTGGTGACGCGCGGCCAGTTCGGGCTGTCCGTCCGAGCTGGCGTGCGAGACGACGAGCATGCTGCCCTCGACCAGGGCATCACCCAGCTGGGCGATGACCTCCCGCGGCTGGTCGGCATCGGGCACGAAATGCAGCAGGGCGACCATCAGCACGGCCACCGGACGATCCAGGTCCAGCAACTCGCGGACCCGTTCGTCGTTCAAGATCTCGTCGGGCCGGCGCAGATCGCCCTGGAGCACCCGCGTCGCCGGATCGTCGCCCAGGATGGCGCGACTGTGCGCCACGGCGATGGGGTCGATGTCGACGTAGACCACCCGGCTCTGCGGGTCCGCCTGGCGGGCCACCTCGTGCGAGTTGCCCACCGTCGGGATGCCCGAGCCGATGTCGAGGAACTGGGTGATGCCGCGGCTGACGCAATACCGGATGGCGCGGCGCAGGAACGCCCGGTTGGCCTGCATCATCACCGGCAGCTCGGGCCACATGCGGATGGCCTCCTGGGCCATCGCCCGATCGGCCGGGAAGTTGTGGAAGCCACCGAGGTAATAGTCGTAGACCCGCGCCGCGCTCGGCCGGTCCAGATCGATCTCGGGCGGCGCCCAACTAGGCCTGGTCATCGCACCCCCATCGCGTTCCCCGTCTGTCGTCACGTCGTACTGAACGAACGGCGAGTCGGTCCAACGGATTCGCGGGCCCGATCGGGGGCCAGTGTCTCACTCCAGCCAGCCGAATCGAAGACGAGCCGCGACCGTTCGATCACCGTCCGGGGGCGACGAAAGCCGCCGGAATCACCCAAATAGAGCTTATGCCCCTTCGTCACGGAGCCCATACTCACGGTGACTCAAGGGGAGGCCCACGC
This genomic window from Nakamurella multipartita DSM 44233 contains:
- a CDS encoding SAM-dependent methyltransferase, which codes for MTRPSWAPPEIDLDRPSAARVYDYYLGGFHNFPADRAMAQEAIRMWPELPVMMQANRAFLRRAIRYCVSRGITQFLDIGSGIPTVGNSHEVARQADPQSRVVYVDIDPIAVAHSRAILGDDPATRVLQGDLRRPDEILNDERVRELLDLDRPVAVLMVALLHFVPDADQPREVIAQLGDALVEGSMLVVSHASSDGQPELAARHQQLYSRTPTPMTMRSKVEIESLFGDFALQEPGVVPIARWHPDPGAQAHPEIERMVGFAGVGLKETVR